A window of Nerophis lumbriciformis linkage group LG21, RoL_Nlum_v2.1, whole genome shotgun sequence genomic DNA:
TGAAGGTTGgtagggtaaaagcaaatctgaaagataagaaggcccaataccataaaaaacatttataaaccataagaataaccttaaaattgatcctgaaacacacagaGAGCTAatacagagattttaaaactggtgtaatgtgagcccgccttctggtgTTCGTCAAGACACGTGCCactgaattttggagtaattgcAAATATGCAATAATcttttaggaagaccagaaagcagggcATTACAATTATCTATACGacttgtaataaaagcatgcattagcgtctgcgtgttgccctgagagagaattGGGCAAACTCTGGCTATATTCTTACAGTGATAAAAAAACAATTGTTGTTTTATATGTGGTATAAAACTATGGTCAGAGTCGAAAACAATGCCGAGATTTTTTTACTTGTAGTGATGAAGTTAAAGACAATGATTGTAGTTTTGATGTGTGTTTCTTCCTCAGGGCCAATGACTAAAACTTCAGTATTGTCCTAGTTAAGATGTAAACAAATATCTGCTATCCAGGACATATCTGAAATGCAATTAAAAAGAGTATAATTTGATCTTGTGTCATCAGGAGACATGGAAATGTATAGCtgtgtgtcatcagcataactgtGGAAATTAATTACATGTCTCCTGATGACACTGCCAAGTGgaatcatgtaaatattacaaaacccaaaaccagtgaagttggcacgttgtccatccatccattttctaccacttgtcccttacggggtcacagtgggtgctggagcctatctcagctgcattcgggcggaaagctgggtacaccctggacaagtcgtccacctcatagcagggccaacacagatggacaacattcacactcacattcacacactaaggccaatttagtgttgccaatcaacctatccccaggtgcctgTCTTTGGAGTTGGGAGGATGCCAGAGTAcctgaagggaacccacgcagtcacagggagaacatgcaaactccacacagaaagatccgagcACAGGATCgatcccaggaccttcgtattgtgaggcacacgtactaacacGTACTaacgcctgttccaccgtgcttccccccgttggcacgttgtgtaattcgtaaataaaaacagattacaatgatttgcaaatccttttcaactaatattcaattgaatgtactgcaaagacaatatatttaatgttcaatttttttgggggggaaataatctttaacttagtatttaatggcagcaacacattgcaaaaaagttggcagaggggcatttttaccactgtgttacatggcctttcattttagCCGGCGgcatttttgggtgttgttgataaatggatttcgctttgcatagtagagttttaacttgcacttacagatgtagcgacaaactgtagttactgacagtgtttttctgaagtgttcctgagcccatgtggtgatatcctttgcacactggtgtcagtttttgatgcagtaccgcctgagggtgtTGTTCCCAGGACAATACcctcagaaacaccgccggcttcgctgggcccgagctcatctgagatggactgatgcaaagtgtaaaagtgttctgtggtctgacgaattcacatttcaaattgtttttagaaactgtggacattgtgtcctccggaacaaagaggaaaagaaccatccgggttgttataggcgcaaagttggaaagccagcatctatgatgtcatgggggtgtattagtgcccaaggcatgggtaacttacacatctgtgatggcaccattaatgctcaaaggtacatacaggttttggagcaacatatgttgccatccaagcaacgttatcatggacgcccctgcttatttcagcaagacaataccaagccacgtgttacaacagtgtggtttcttagtaaaagagtgcgggtactagactggcctgtctgtagtccagacctgtctcccattgaaaatgtgtggctcaatatgaagcctaaaataccacaacggagcctGCTGAACaactttaagctgtacatcaagcaagaatgggaaataattccacctgaaaagcttcaaaaatcggtctcctcagttcccaaacgtttactgagtgttgttaaaaggaaaggccatataacacagtggtaaaaatgcccctgtgccaacttttttgcaatgtgttgctgccattaaattctaagttaatgattatttgcaacaaaaaaaatatgtttctcagttcgaacattaaatatcttgtctttgcagtctattcaattgaatatatgctgaaaatgatttgcaaatcattgtattctgtttttatttacaaattacacaacgtgccaacttcactggtttggggattTGTAGGTTTTGAGCCATATTGCCCGTCCATACTAAAAAGTCCACCCGCCTTGGTTTTATTTTACTGTGAATAATGTTTTAAAGAGCGTCTTTTTTTGTCCCCCACAGAAATTTCAGGCCAGTTCATAAAATAACTTGGTTTTCCTCAGTACATGTACGTAAATGTTCTGAATGCCTCATGTGACTGAATAACGTTTCTAAAGTatgtgtttgtcttcttgtgttCTGCAGACGTCTGTAAAGAACATCATCTCCCTCTGCAGCAGGAAGACAGCTTCAAGATAGAGCAGGAGGAACTACAAATCTACCACAGTCATGAGGAAGAGAAGGCACCACCGACCTCACACTTTAAAAAGAGAGATGTTGACGCACTAACCCCCAACATTAAAGAGAAAAAGGAAGTGACACAGCCCCACCACTTAAAAAAGGAAGAACAATACCCACTGACCCTGCatgttaaagaggaagaggaggaacagagCATCAGTCGGGAGGAGGGAAAGCATCTTGAATGGTCggaggagttcccagtgattggtgtgattgtgaagagtgaagatgatgagatcaaagatgaaagtgaggagaagagagtggtggagcctccaagcagcagctcaactcaacacataacaacagaagctgatggagaccactgtggaggatcacaagcagacaagctcttagcgccactatcagatagtgacgacacaacgtcacactctcctgacactgatgatgaagactctaaagccgacaagacatgtcacactgacaacacacgctttaaatgttctcactgtgacaaaacttgTAAATACCGTTGTGATCTTAAAAtacacatgagaaaacacactggagaaaaacctttcacctgttcaatctgtagtaaaggttttgcagaaagtcaaaatttgaaagtacacatgagaatacacacgggagaaaaaccattcgtgtgctcagtTTGCAGTAAAAGATTCTCTCTGAAGCAAGCTATGATTAGACAcacaagaatacacactggagaaaaaacttttttctgctcagaatgtggtaaaggttttatacAAAATAGTGATTTGAAAATacatatgagaacacacactgaagAAAaatctttttcctgctcagaatgtggtaaatatTTTCTCCAAAgacagtatttaaaaaaacacatgagaatacacactggagaaaaccaGTTtaactgttcaatctgtggtaaagatttTGTAAAACGTCAATATTtaacagtacacatgagaatacacaccgggGAAAAActttttatctgttcaatctgtggtaaaggttttgtacaaagtaacaatttaaaagtacacatgagaatacacactggagaaaaactacTGTCCTGTTctatctgcggtaaagattttgtacaaagtcaacatttgaaagcacacatgagaacacacacaggagagaaagtgttgagttgcagtgtgtgtgatgaaagattctcttataagtaccagtgtaagaaacacaagtgtgctggtgtgAACAGCAGCAACACATGAAGCTGCAGGGTTTGAAATCAACTGTCTCGACTTTTATTAACTTTGGCTTTCttacatcagcacatataacatgatTGACATCATTGTTAATATGCTTCTACATTAATAGATGATATATTTTAGATTAGTGTTTTTTTCAGTCAAGTACaagcaataatatacaacatTGTGTACTTTAATTAAAAGCAGAGAAATTTGACTGAAAAAGGTGAGAGTAAACAGTACAAAACATGTACGTTACATACAATGAACATTTAATGTGTATATGAATATTCATAATTCAATTTTATGCTTACTCATAACAGTGTTTTCATATAGCATTTTGAAATAATGAATTGTTGTATATGTTAATTTCTAATTGTAAATGATTCCATAGATGAActgtatatgatatacatatttgttttacttgtgttcatacctttgcttttgagtacacaAAAAGCCCTCTTAATCATgtttactggttcacatctgaaacatcttctagatcacttctggaagcatattattatttactttatacatcatttgagcagTTGTGTTTTATACAAGATTATTTACTTTTGAAATGTCTGACGTGTTGAATCATTTCTTGGGTCTTGATAATACATTCTTTAAACTTTATTactcttttttttgtaatatgaatattgttttgtgattattttataagtatgtccccagacc
This region includes:
- the LOC133621363 gene encoding uncharacterized protein isoform X1; the encoded protein is MCERTIAEYEEELCPTNEGKERQHQLLDAYYRKHHQIVSQTDVQQPPHIKEEYLHPPCVKEEEAEPSHIKEEEEEVWSSQEGECPLGQEETDLTVKTEDHENKPPKSSQRHHSPNVCKEHHLPLQQEDSFKIEQEELQIYHSHEEEKAPPTSHFKKRDVDALTPNIKEKKEVTQPHHLKKEEQYPLTLHVKEEEEEQSISREEGKHLEWSEEFPVIGVIVKSEDDEIKDESEEKRVVEPPSSSSTQHITTEADGDHCGGSQADKLLAPLSDSDDTTSHSPDTDDEDSKADKTCHTDNTRFKCSHCDKTCKYRCDLKIHMRKHTGEKPFTCSICSKGFAESQNLKVHMRIHTGEKPFVCSVCSKRFSLKQAMIRHTRIHTGEKTFFCSECGKGFIQNSDLKIHMRTHTEEKSFSCSECGKYFLQRQYLKKHMRIHTGENQFNCSICGKDFVKRQYLTVHMRIHTGEKLFICSICGKGFVQSNNLKVHMRIHTGEKLLSCSICGKDFVQSQHLKAHMRTHTGEKVLSCSVCDERFSYKYQCKKHKCAGVNSSNT